Below is a genomic region from Sphingobacteriales bacterium.
AATGGATGACTGAAATTTTTCCATCAGCTGATGATGGTATCTGCCTGCCTGCCAGATGATCTGAATTTCAGATTGTAAAAGCTTTTCATAACATCGGAGCAGAGCTTCGTTGATGGTTCTTGCTCCAAGGCTTCCGCCAAGTACCAGAAGAGTTTTTTTCCCGGACGTCAGGCTGAATAACTGATAATACTTGTCTTTGTTATGAATATCGAGCCTGATGTCGTCTCTGACAGGATTTCCGGTGATGATAATCTTGCCGGAAGGGAAATATTTTTCCATGCCGGAATAAACGGTACAGACCCTGTCAACTTTTTTTGCAAGCAGTTTGTTCGAGATACCCGGGAAAAAGTTCTGCTCCTGAATAATAGTCGGGATTTTTAAAACAGAGGCAATATAAAGGAGGGGGAAACTGGCATAACCTCCGGTACCGATGGCAATATGTGGTTTAAATTTTTTCAGGATGAAATAGGAACGCAGGAAACTGTAAATCAGCTTAAGCGGAAGAGTGATATTTTTCCATAAATCATCCCGCTGAAATCCGCTTATCCAGAGACCTTTTATTTCATAGCCTTCGAGAGGAACTTTTTCCATCTCCAGCTTTCCCAAAGCTCCGACAAACAAGAATTTTGAATTGGGATAAAGAGATCTGAGCTTGTTGGCGATAGCGATAGCAGGGAAGAGGTGTCCTCCGGTTCCTCCACCGCTGATGATAAAACGGTACATCTTACTGCTATCGGTTTTATGGTTCATGCGTTCATTTCTTTTTGTACGTTTTCAATATTTTCTTCAATATACCTGCTGACGCTCAGGATAATGCCAAGTGAAATACTGGTAAATAAAACGGAAGTACCGCCAAGGCTGATCATTGGGAGGGTCAGTCCTGTAACGGGCAACAGGGTGGTTGAAACGCCCATATTGATAAATGCCTGAAAAACAAGGCTCATACTCAGCCCGACAGCCAGCAATGCCCCAAATGCATTCGGGGATTTTATCACAATTCTGATGGAGCGAAAGAGCAGCCACAAATAAAGTAAGATGATGATGAAAGCTCCGATAAATCCCCATTCTTCCGTAATAATGGCAAAAATAAAGTCGGAATAGGGGTTTGGCAGAAAATTTTTCTGCACACTGTGACCGGGGCCTTTTCCGAAAATTTCACCGTTGGCGACCGCTATTTTTGCCTGAATTTTCTGGTAATCGTCTCCTCCCTTGCCCGTAAAACTTTCAATACGGTTTTGCCAGGTGGTGATTCGTCCGGGAGATCCAAGTTTCAGCGATAGAAAAATGGCTAACGCACCAATGATGAGTACTGAACTGATAAACAGGCTGATATGAAGAAAACTGACCCTGC
It encodes:
- a CDS encoding FtsW/RodA/SpoVE family cell cycle protein, which translates into the protein MNWLLSRIRGDVHIWLIVFIMTAISIMEVYSSSGTIAYIKYSGNTEYYLFRQLVFILIGLLFMYGTHLINYVYFSRLAQILLIISIPLLVLTLFIGPSINDARRWLVIPGTNLTFQTSDLAKLALIMYLARMLSKRQKEIKDFKKGFLPLALPILLVCGLIAPSNLSTALLLFASGIIMMIIGRVSFLHISLFISSVLIIGALAIFLSLKLGSPGRITTWQNRIESFTGKGGDDYQKIQAKIAVANGEIFGKGPGHSVQKNFLPNPYSDFIFAIITEEWGFIGAFIIILLYLWLLFRSIRIVIKSPNAFGALLAVGLSMSLVFQAFINMGVSTTLLPVTGLTLPMISLGGTSVLFTSISLGIILSVSRYIEENIENVQKEMNA
- the murG gene encoding undecaprenyldiphospho-muramoylpentapeptide beta-N-acetylglucosaminyltransferase, whose protein sequence is MYRFIISGGGTGGHLFPAIAIANKLRSLYPNSKFLFVGALGKLEMEKVPLEGYEIKGLWISGFQRDDLWKNITLPLKLIYSFLRSYFILKKFKPHIAIGTGGYASFPLLYIASVLKIPTIIQEQNFFPGISNKLLAKKVDRVCTVYSGMEKYFPSGKIIITGNPVRDDIRLDIHNKDKYYQLFSLTSGKKTLLVLGGSLGARTINEALLRCYEKLLQSEIQIIWQAGRYHHQLMEKFQSSIPSGLFLTPFIQQMAEAYSVADLVVSRAGAITLSELAVMEKPAILIPSPNVTEDHQTKNAMALVEKQAAILITDKEAVEKLGTVVTELIHNEKLLNELSQNISQFSRKESTAEIAEVIVNLIEKK